attcgctcaCTGGAAGAAAGCTTTTATGACGCCgctcaacttttttaaaaataacgataaaataatacaaaaatagttCTGGATATCGCTTTTTTAATTACTTAATCCGTCTAGGAGATTCGCTGGGTTAACCTCAGAAAGAGGGAGGCAAGTCTCCTGGGCTGCATCATTCCATATCCGCggacaataataaaaataaaagaaaatgaactCAGAGTCACggcttttgatttgaaacaagcTGTACGTAGAAAAATCATAttgatatcaaatgaaaggtattttaCTGATGATGTGATTTTTGgttatattctaagaaaaaatgttttacagtAACACTCTATCTGCCAAATTAATACCACTTAGCGATGATATaggaaaacgcttactttggtttGCCTGATATGATAATATCATTGTGAAAACTAACTGCAGATACTTGATAAAGCTCTTTATTTTTAAGACAAACGATATTCTCTATAActgtgtttaaaaaaatgtaaatatcgcagatattagtttttaaaggctgttcattttttcttatccaTGATACTTTTTGACTTTGAGGACAATTTTCATCGAAAAATATTTATCTTACATAGTGAAAACAATTATCAACAAAGTAGAATTAATAAGATTGCCAGAAAACCCATACATTTTATGATCCTTGACAAAAACTGCGCCAggcaaaatctttaaaaaatatgttttttgctTTAGCCATGAAAGCATTTGTTTTGGGTGTTTAAGataatgtttatttaaaatgaatttataaCAAACAACGCCAATTTTCATTTGATAGCAAACTCATCTCTGATTTATTAGGAATTGCGatttaacttgtttttatttcagaacTATACTTTTACTAGAACCAAAGATAGTTTTCAAGTGGAAGCCATCAAAAAAGCAATTAATAAAGTTGAACAAGTAGCTGTTAAGCCAGAACAACTAGGTACCTTTAAAATTGAGTTGGAAGAAGATGAACTAATTGCAAGGAATGCTCTTAAAATGCCTTATGAGaagtacatatatttaaaaaaatttaaaataacttcacaggtgtttttactaaattatGATTTCTTTATAGAACTAGCGAAACTGAGGGAAGTGGTGGTGGAAACATCATTTATACTCCAGATAAGGATGATGATTTCGACGAAGAGGATCCTGATGATGATTTGTATATATAACACTTACCATTAAAAATCTTTGTAAATACAAATCGTGTTCAAATATATAAATTGATTTGGTAATTCTAAGTAAACAGATtaacggccgatttcttcacatAGTCCTAGCGTTAGcaccggtcctagtcctaaagttagtactcaaatcggtatcaactcatttcttcactcaagtactaagccctagaactgtcaatttaggaccgagtactagttaggacttGGTCCTAGCTAGGTCCTCAAAATTAGCTAgtacctggttattataccaatcgttagtactcaaatcgggtaccaagtgatttcttcacaaaagtactAAGCCTTAGAACTGTCAAGttggtaccgagtattagttaggactcggtataAGTTAGGACCTGaaaatcggtagtctagcggTTAGTACTTAAATAAAAGCAAtggatttcagattttttaaaagatatctgacagatttttttaacatcttgttgtttctcttgaaaagtgcgtttttgttgatttaaatgatttttttttattttacaaaaaacacctAAAATGGTAAATTCAATGCCGGAACTGAAGAATGGACAAAAGAACACTTCTTGATGTAGGTAGAAGTACCAAAAAAATATAGCGACTTTGTTCGATCTTTCTAAAAGTCGgatattagtaaaaaaaaaaagatcataactagactgcatttttttttaattattctttttattaacatatattttttacatacatatgaAGTTACAAATGTCTGTCTGAAACTTTTGCATTAAGGTTAGGGACCCGTTTATACCTCGAGTGCTTATTTATCAACTTCTGCGTTTTTGGTATCCTGTATCTCAGCATTTTCATTCTTGACTGTGACATTTCTTGATAAGCAAATCGAATTTCTTTGCTTGTTGATTTCTTGTAAAGTTTCACcacattctttttttattgttcaataatctttttattattttttttactttttatctatatttattttgcaaacttcccttaaatatcaaaattaattatttcaaacatcaaaatattgtcagaatgacagttagaccagttttatacttattaattcttaggaccgcgttgtgaacttagatcaggtcctataaatgtgaagaaatgctcaggtcctaacttttccttaggaccgagtactagtgctaggacctggtctagctagaccgggtactaagctcacttaggacttatgtgaagaaattggccgtaaaAGTCTCAAGTTCGtagtttatattaaaagtaTTTAGATCTTATAAGACGAAGAGTATAGATAAGACGAACTGATAACAGTAATGAAAGTTTTGAACATTCTTCATGTATCgtcttatacagggtgtccggtagaaaatggataagcctgaaatggctgataggtgcactttttactgacgcgttttggacgtgttttggacgcgcttcggacgcgttttggacgcgctTTGGACGCGTTTCGTACGCGTTTTTAACGTTTCgtacgcgttttgaacgcgttttagAGGCGTTCTAGACGCGTTtctgacgcgttttggaagtgttttagacgcgtttctgacgcgttttggacgagtttctgacgcgttttggacgcgtttcggttGCGTTTTAGATGCGTTTCTGACGCGTTTAAGAAGCGTTTTGGaggcgttttagacgcgtttctgTCTGATTAAGACGCGTTacggaagcgttttggacgcgtattggacgcgtttcggacgcgttttagagGCGTTTCTGACGCGTTTTAGACgagtttcggacgcgttttggacgcgtttcagacgcgttttggacgcgtttcagacgcgttttggaagcgtttcggacgcgttttggacgtgttttgTAAGCGTATCTggcgcgttttgaacgcgtttctgACGCGTTTTTGACGAGTTTCTGACGCGTTACtgatgcgttttggacgagtttaagacgcgttttggaagcgttttagacgcgttgtagatatttttttacagcatcgaggtctcgaaacaagttttggtaaaaaaaaattacaaatctatttttttaagaatgtcgagaaaaaatcaaggttaccccttgcctaaaaataatgcattttcaaaaaagttctccaaatccgtcaagtgatacatcaaaagaaaggcctatTAATgctctatttataactgaaaaccaaaagtcctccaaatccatcgagttatTCATCAAAAGAAAGTGTTAttaaagctctattcataactgaaaaccaaaagtttcttagacgtctggttgctgaattatttgcaatcgaaatatttttttacagcggatattttcggatcgaggtatcgaaacaagttttggtttacagatatgagttcacaataaaTAGGACtatcatttatgtaaaaaaaaattacaaatctatttttttaagaatttcgagaaaaaatcaaggttaaccccttgcctaaaaataatgcattttcaaaaaagtactcTAGAGTGattcatcaaaagaaaggactatTTAAGCTccattcataactgaaaaccaaaagtttcttggatgtctggttgctgaattatttgcaatcgaaatattttttgttgtcacattcggaagcagatattttcggatcaaggtcttgaaacaagttttggtctACAGATAGGAGTTCACAATCAatacaaatgttattttttaagaatttagagaaaaaaaacaaggttGTTTTGTTAACCTCTGCCTAAAAGCTAAAAattatgcatttaaaaaaaaagttcataaaaaagTACAATTCTGCAAGTAAAATTGCTTTACTTAATTATTAATTTCTCCCAAATATTAATAAATGTTTAAgcgaaaaaatttcataaacaaaaataaattatgaacaggTGTAAAATACTGATTCAAATATgcgtttttcgaaatttcacaagaactgctaGTGCTTATAATCTATTACCATAAAGATTGAGGATGAACGATTTATCATTGCCTGAGAGCCTTTTAGTTGGTATTTCAGTATGTTCTGTTTGGACCCGATATCCTGTATAACGATACTTAAGCTCATAGGTAAAACGCGGTTTTCGCagaaacaaaaatccaaaacgtACACCAAAACATTAGGTCAATAAAATAAAGTcacataatttcaaaataaattttatttttcttacattaaAGTTGATTAACTTAAATATTTACATTTGAGTTTAAcgcttatttttaatttaattaaagttttatatgtattattttcaaaGAATTTCGGAAATATTATGTATTTGATTTTATAACAGCAAGGATGTTAAATTacgagtatgttttttttttttgtatttatttttttgttctttccaATCGTTCATGTTGCTTAagatatgtatattgtataacaTACAAGGccacacaaaataaataaataagtcagtagaccaaaataaaatttttgccatcatataatttaaatttaagaaaaaaccaagtaggtacatacatttaattaaataaaaacatgaaacaataaaaaaatttgagtttataatttataagagtgaaaatgataaaaaattatatttttttcttatatcccaattaaattttaaaatagcatATTTGAACCTTTCATAAAACACATTACAGATGAATGAAAGGTAGGAATATTGATAGGcgtaacaagtttttttgttattaattgacatttattacattttcttgaaaattataAGAATTAAAACCATTCACTAATCTTTAGATTATTTAGTACCCCGCAATAGTTATTGTGATGAACTATGACGCCAGaggtaaaaaaacattttgagatTGTACGTGTTTTCTGTTTCTTGTGAATAGCATTTTCAGGGTTATACCTATATTCAATTAGGTttatgaaatattgaaattaagaGTCGATGAATCAAAAGATATTTGTACTGAGGCACAAAGAAAGAACATAGGTCTTTTTGTGTGATTGTAGAAGTACatacaaaaaatgatataaagagaatattaataacaatttaaaataaacatgaaAGATAAAAAGGTCTGTCCAAAAAATCATACAGGTGTAATGAACAAGTGCCCCGTTTATGAAATTCAGAGCACCAAAGGTATTTCTTATGttattgtttacttttttaGAAGAAAAGTCCTTAAGTAGCGATagcaattatttttcttaattttcattgtttaaaaacaaacaaaaatcaaatcggCAAACGTTAAGTGGTCCTCCGAGGCCCCTTCTTTCCCtaaatgtctaaaaaaaaatattaggttgttttagaaaatttctcctttctccttttttattttaaatttgattttctgtatttcttttcaaaaataataaaaaaaagaaaaatttaagcattttttcAGCTAGAGAGCTTTGTTTCGAATCAAATTTTAATCAGAAGAACTACTAATAtttgaaatgttaaaaacataattttaaaatatgttttaatacaAGTTGCAATTAAACTTTACAAAGATGACaagaagaaattaatttttatgtgtGACGTAgctcatttttaaattaaatgttaaaatcaaatttgtatgctagttatttacaattttgtttgcttttcttttaatgacttaaaaaaaacacttaattttaaaaatacttgcAGGCAACATTACTTGCATTGCTTTGCGCAGTTCaaccatttttaatttaatttcgcgaatatatttgaaatattaaatatatatgtacatacactccacgtatttttttatttatatcgttttaattttttttttggttaaatttgaATTGCTTTATGTTACGAATTGATTATTCTATAAAATATCCTTCTTTAtacatcataaaataaaatcggATTGATTAATAAGTAGATAAGTAGACAAATAGACAGTTATTACATATATAAATAATGTTGAcgaatatacttttttttaatgaaaatatttaaaatagatttagTAATAGTctgaatattatttaataatatatttctattttttttttttaaagtatatgtACCTGTACATAAACGTATTTTATAAGAATATATCACATATTACACTAATGGCGCTGAATGCGTTAAAGATATTGAGCAGAAAATAcggaaaatataagaaaaaaaaaacattaaaaagttatttaaaactACATCAAGATAAGAAAACTTTCGGAAACTTATACAAACTTGTGCagaatttgtgaataaaaatgtttgcttaTTACCTGATTCGATTTAACTTTAAATGCGCTTTGATTGAACTTAAAACACTTGGACTAGGAATTAAAGAATCCTTTTGTTAGCGATCGAAAGTCATTTTATCATCGATCGAGAGACCTTTAAGCTATTCGGTAACTGCGAATCTGTTTTAAATACATCGTCTCCAAGGCCtcaacaaaaaacccaaaataacGCTCTTTAgggtaaaattaataaaatcattttcCATAAATTCTGCCATTGTAAAAACTTGCTTTGTAcataaacttgaaattttgttcgttatctaaaaaatataagtaattttagttttttgttttatcaaaaataaatacattgcgcTATTTAGAGCAAACAAATGCATTTTcctctgtgttttttttttaagcttattcttctaagaaaagtttaacataaagaataaagatattttttgtttttttttttacaagatcagggattaaaaattttaggaaaaataacaaatactaTACAGGTAAATTTATATGGACAATATCTTCCATaaacataaaacatttaaataaataatctaagtatttggatttttttagttCCTATCTTCGCCGACGATGCAACAATGCATCTACATCACTCTTGGGATCAGGAGCTAACGAACTCCAGTCTGTATCTTTGCATAGAGGCAAATCTAGATCTTTAAGTGGCACATTGCTGGCAACACACGTTTCTCGAATGAGGAAAAACTTACTAATCAGGTCATCGACCCAATTCAATAGACTACTGCCAGTACGTTTGGCATTCGCTTGAGCGAGTTCTTTTAATATTCTGAAATCCTCAGCTGGTGGCAAATGCTGCTGCCAATCCGTTGGATATGATATGTCTTGGGGACTGCCCAAATGTATTACTTGAGATCGCTCCGGGCGAATCAATTTGCCATGTTCGAAGGTAAACGGCGAGATAAGGAATTTTGTCTGTGCATAGATGGAAATGCGTCCAATCAATTTGACAGTCCATATACCAGGACTTAATGGATGTTTTAGATTTGCTTTGGAGAAATTTATTGCATCCGATTGAGTATCTTCGACATGAATTTCATTAAAGTCCTGCAACATTCCCATTGGATCAATCCACAGTACTGTCATATTGTAGGAATGACTATTATCAGTATGCGCTGATCCCATAAAGGTGAAACTTAATACTAAATCGGTGGAGGGTCCAAGGAACTTTGCGTAATTCCTTGAGATCTGCTCCTTTTGATCGAAATCTGAGCTTACTTCGAAGTTACGAAGACGTTTGGCGAACTTTGAAGTGCGTGCTACTTTTGGATACTGTGTCGGTCTGATTCGTGTCTCAAAGTCAACAGTTATATTCGATGGTGATCTCTGGGAACTATAACGCAGTAAGAACCCTTTGTACTCGTCATTGCTTAAGAAGTTCGTAATCTCGTGTAAAGAAAATTTCCCATAATGCATTTTTCTTCCATTAATCCTTAAAATACTGTTGGCTATGGTTAGATGAAGATCATCAGCGGTTGAATGTTTATCCGAATGATGAtacaaactttgccaatatgAATTCAAATTCACATATTCACTTGTATATGGACCAAATAGCCACTCTTCCAGCTGCAATATGATTGCTTGATTGATTATGGGTTCAAACTTGCGGGCAAAGAAAAGCATTTTTTGTTCGGTTCCCTGCAATCGAGCCCAGTCATCTGGCTTAAAGTCATTCGGGCTACAGCCACACCAGTCGACGACATGTTTGTATTGGCATTTGCATCCCAATTTTCGCTTCCAATTGGTCACATGCAAATTGTTGTCTACATAAGTTTGGCAAAATTGGGAATTCCTTAAGactgtgtggaaaaatgactcAGCCGGTAGCAATGTATGGCGAAAGATTGTTAATAAACCTTCTAGAAGTTCGTTGTTTTCGTTGTTATTGACATATTGAACAAATGGCCTGGATAGAGCGATCCAGTCGCTTCCTCCATCTACTTGTATACCCTCAGGTAGAACTCGATCACCTATGCGCCACATATGTGTGTCACATTCTACGAATGTTTTGTCCAGACCTTGTTTCTGGATAAATCGTTGTGTTTCACGACCGTGACTTTTAACGAAATTCCTTCCTTTGTTGGCCGTTAAAAAGTTTTCAAGCTTCTCTACTGGCTTGACGGGGAAATCACTTTCGCTTAGGTTTATCACAAAGTCCCATTGCCAGTCAGATGCGAGAAGATCACTCATGCAGTGCATCAGCATTGTGAGGAGGGAAGC
This DNA window, taken from Episyrphus balteatus chromosome 2, idEpiBalt1.1, whole genome shotgun sequence, encodes the following:
- the LOC129912642 gene encoding xylosyltransferase oxt translates to MSDNLAIRWMRRYKFFFLIGLLIIGLQVFLAYKSLGIPDLSFGTGSANLFSSSSSIDKSKSKSQQNHNSVADDEDLNAVKRETVNSGGHSGNLNIDQLGFQPSCDITSKEAISALHRAKTKECRKQIANVACAIQSMEFYARRLPNYCLNSNYTANKPLGCYRDEKEYRLLSGYFTNFKRNNSPKKCIQMCLQSGFPYGGVQYGTECFCGADLPPSAAKLPDSSCNMKCPGDAKEVCGGYFSMNVFETGIAKFTPQIAETVPKPETERVRIAFLLTLNGRALRQVHRLIKALYSPNHVFYIHVDSRQDYLYRELLKLESKFHNIRLARNRFSTIWGGASLLTMLMHCMSDLLASDWQWDFVINLSESDFPVKPVEKLENFLTANKGRNFVKSHGRETQRFIQKQGLDKTFVECDTHMWRIGDRVLPEGIQVDGGSDWIALSRPFVQYVNNNENNELLEGLLTIFRHTLLPAESFFHTVLRNSQFCQTYVDNNLHVTNWKRKLGCKCQYKHVVDWCGCSPNDFKPDDWARLQGTEQKMLFFARKFEPIINQAIILQLEEWLFGPYTSEYVNLNSYWQSLYHHSDKHSTADDLHLTIANSILRINGRKMHYGKFSLHEITNFLSNDEYKGFLLRYSSQRSPSNITVDFETRIRPTQYPKVARTSKFAKRLRNFEVSSDFDQKEQISRNYAKFLGPSTDLVLSFTFMGSAHTDNSHSYNMTVLWIDPMGMLQDFNEIHVEDTQSDAINFSKANLKHPLSPGIWTVKLIGRISIYAQTKFLISPFTFEHGKLIRPERSQVIHLGSPQDISYPTDWQQHLPPAEDFRILKELAQANAKRTGSSLLNWVDDLISKFFLIRETCVASNVPLKDLDLPLCKDTDWSSLAPDPKSDVDALLHRRRR